One stretch of Pomacea canaliculata isolate SZHN2017 linkage group LG11, ASM307304v1, whole genome shotgun sequence DNA includes these proteins:
- the LOC112576196 gene encoding uncharacterized protein LOC112576196 isoform X2, whose product MSYKAINTCFLCKVRCRLLEVFVILLYQSLLSLSSANMTKDGIVMCEVTAVEPLSNTTLTCSFPENVSDTHRITSVIFSKKERGEVDILDCWWMSGNMSCEVVSGYTFNMNISHKLSVEIPRTSAEYIGMYYCTLSNMDYKAIRPCELKIKLEGKTMCDIPSVPQKSKTSLTCYFPKDLNKTRTDFSVDRYSNQGVTENVMYCHWKGEGLNCNTVRGYQFDHRVSDHLTLKVPSASEDHEGTYRCSINGNKSITYQNCSFALKKEMISSNNSASFNEKDSIELACRFKGENIQNRIRWDFSAVRLDNEGGNSTDVLSCTWKNDSVVWIPAPDYDFKHFLVTVPRDTEEHNGDYLCYLNPSSNISTLSRCKHSSNTDETTGLAVSITLFLVAVVIALVILTVFRVLKHKCRQRDNKRERDERGNKEDGSETVEELLPSITGQHDGGQSDEQAEDEAYEQQLDTAV is encoded by the exons ATGTCATACAAAGCGATCAACACTTGTTTCCTGTGCAAGGTTCGATGTCGTCTTCTTGAAGTTTTTGTGATTCTCCTCTACCagagtcttttatctttgtcCAGTGCAAACATGACGAAAG ATGGCATTGTGATGTGTGAAGTTACTGCGGTGGAGCCGTTGTCCAATACTACACTCACCTGTAGCTTTCCTGAGAATGTTAGTGACACACATAGGATTACCTCTGTCATCTTCAGCAAAAAAGAGAGAGGCGAAG TCGACATTTTGGACTGTTGGTGGATGTCGGGAAATATGAGCTGTGAAGTAGTGTCTGGATACACGTTCAACATGAATATTTCTCACAAACTCTCTGTGGAGATTCCTCGAACTTCTGCAGAATACATTGGAATGTACTATTGTACACTTTCCAACATGGATTACAAGGCCATTCGCCCCTGTGAACTGAAGATTAAGCTAG aaggaaaaacaatgtGTGACATCCCATCCGTACCACAGAAGTCAAAAACGTCCTTGACTTGCTACTTCCCGAAGGACCTCAACAAGACCAGAACAGACTTTAGTGTTGATCGTTACTCCAACCAAGGTGTTACAG AAAACGTGATGTATTGTCACTGGAAAGGCGAGGGTTTGAACTGTAACACTGTCCGCGGTTACCAGTTTGACCACAGGGTGAGCGATCACCTGACTCTCAAGGTCCCCAGCGCCTCGGAGGATCATGAAGGGACATACAGATGTTCGATTAATGGGAATAAGTCAATTACTTATCAAAACTGCTCCTTTGCACTTAAGAAAG aaatgATCTCGTCTAACAATTCTGCAAGCTTCAATGAGAAAGATTCCATAGAACTGGCATGCAGATTTAAGGgtgaaaatattcaaaacagAATCAGATGGGACTTCAGTGCAGTTCGTCTTGATAACGAAGGAGGCAATA GTACTGATGTCCTAAGCTGCACGTGGAAAAATGACAGCGTGGTCTGGATCCCAGCCCCAGACTACGACTTCAAGCACTTTCTTGTCACAGTACCACGTGACACGGAGGAACACAACGGAGACTACCTTTGTTACCTGAATCCTTCATCTAACATCTCAACACTCAGTCGTTGCAAACATTCCAGCAATACAG atGAAACAACAGGGCTGGCAGTCAGTATCACACTCTTTCTAGTTGCAGTCGTCATCGCATTGGTTATTCTTACAGTGTTCCGTGTTTTAAAGCATAAATGCAG ACAAAGAGACAACAAAAGAGAGCGAGATGAAAGGGGTAACAAAGAAGATGGTAGTGAAACAGTTGAAGAG TTGCTCCCCAGCATTACTGGTCAACATGATGGAGGACAGTCAGATGAACAAGCAGAGGATGAAGCTTACGAGCAGCAGTTAGACACAgcagtttag
- the LOC112576196 gene encoding uncharacterized protein LOC112576196 isoform X1, with translation MSYKAINTCFLCKVRCRLLEVFVILLYQSLLSLSSANMTKDGIVMCEVTAVEPLSNTTLTCSFPENVSDTHRITSVIFSKKERGEVDILDCWWMSGNMSCEVVSGYTFNMNISHKLSVEIPRTSAEYIGMYYCTLSNMDYKAIRPCELKIKLEGKTMCDIPSVPQKSKTSLTCYFPKDLNKTRTDFSVDRYSNQGVTENVMYCHWKGEGLNCNTVRGYQFDHRVSDHLTLKVPSASEDHEGTYRCSINGNKSITYQNCSFALKKEMISSNNSASFNEKDSIELACRFKGENIQNRIRWDFSAVRLDNEGGNSTDVLSCTWKNDSVVWIPAPDYDFKHFLVTVPRDTEEHNGDYLCYLNPSSNISTLSRCKHSSNTDETTGLAVSITLFLVAVVIALVILTVFRVLKHKCRQRDNKRERDERGNKEDGSETVEEQLLPSITGQHDGGQSDEQAEDEAYEQQLDTAV, from the exons ATGTCATACAAAGCGATCAACACTTGTTTCCTGTGCAAGGTTCGATGTCGTCTTCTTGAAGTTTTTGTGATTCTCCTCTACCagagtcttttatctttgtcCAGTGCAAACATGACGAAAG ATGGCATTGTGATGTGTGAAGTTACTGCGGTGGAGCCGTTGTCCAATACTACACTCACCTGTAGCTTTCCTGAGAATGTTAGTGACACACATAGGATTACCTCTGTCATCTTCAGCAAAAAAGAGAGAGGCGAAG TCGACATTTTGGACTGTTGGTGGATGTCGGGAAATATGAGCTGTGAAGTAGTGTCTGGATACACGTTCAACATGAATATTTCTCACAAACTCTCTGTGGAGATTCCTCGAACTTCTGCAGAATACATTGGAATGTACTATTGTACACTTTCCAACATGGATTACAAGGCCATTCGCCCCTGTGAACTGAAGATTAAGCTAG aaggaaaaacaatgtGTGACATCCCATCCGTACCACAGAAGTCAAAAACGTCCTTGACTTGCTACTTCCCGAAGGACCTCAACAAGACCAGAACAGACTTTAGTGTTGATCGTTACTCCAACCAAGGTGTTACAG AAAACGTGATGTATTGTCACTGGAAAGGCGAGGGTTTGAACTGTAACACTGTCCGCGGTTACCAGTTTGACCACAGGGTGAGCGATCACCTGACTCTCAAGGTCCCCAGCGCCTCGGAGGATCATGAAGGGACATACAGATGTTCGATTAATGGGAATAAGTCAATTACTTATCAAAACTGCTCCTTTGCACTTAAGAAAG aaatgATCTCGTCTAACAATTCTGCAAGCTTCAATGAGAAAGATTCCATAGAACTGGCATGCAGATTTAAGGgtgaaaatattcaaaacagAATCAGATGGGACTTCAGTGCAGTTCGTCTTGATAACGAAGGAGGCAATA GTACTGATGTCCTAAGCTGCACGTGGAAAAATGACAGCGTGGTCTGGATCCCAGCCCCAGACTACGACTTCAAGCACTTTCTTGTCACAGTACCACGTGACACGGAGGAACACAACGGAGACTACCTTTGTTACCTGAATCCTTCATCTAACATCTCAACACTCAGTCGTTGCAAACATTCCAGCAATACAG atGAAACAACAGGGCTGGCAGTCAGTATCACACTCTTTCTAGTTGCAGTCGTCATCGCATTGGTTATTCTTACAGTGTTCCGTGTTTTAAAGCATAAATGCAG ACAAAGAGACAACAAAAGAGAGCGAGATGAAAGGGGTAACAAAGAAGATGGTAGTGAAACAGTTGAAGAG CAGTTGCTCCCCAGCATTACTGGTCAACATGATGGAGGACAGTCAGATGAACAAGCAGAGGATGAAGCTTACGAGCAGCAGTTAGACACAgcagtttag